Sequence from the Luteibacter aegosomaticola genome:
CCGATAGCTGGTACGTCAATGCGTCGTACACCTGGTCGAAGAACCGTGGCAACACGGAAGGCCTGGTGAAGTCGGATAACGGCCAGAAGGATACGGGCACGACCAGCGCGTTCGATTACCCGGAACTGATGACCGGTGCGACCGGCTACCTGCCGAACGACCGTCGCCACAGCTTCAAGGTGTACGGCGGCTACCGCATCACCCCGGAATGGCAGGTCGGCGTCAACGCCCTGCTCGAGTCGGGTCGTCCGTCCAGCTGCTTCGGCGGCGGCGACGAGACCGTCGGCGGTATCCCGGGCTACAACTCGGAGTTCTTCTACTGCGACGGCCAGATCAAGTCGCGCGGCACTGCCAAGCGCCTGCCGTGGCAGTGGTCGATCAGCCCGAACGTGGTCTACACCCCGGCGTACGTCAAGGGCCTGACCGTGCAGCTCGACGTCATGAACCTCTTCAACAACGACACTAAGACGGCCGTTGATGAAGTGGGCGAAAACGGCGGCGATGCCACGTACTACGGCTCGACCTACCGCGTGCCGACCTACTACCAGACGCCGCGTTCGCTGCGCCTGATGCTCCAGTACGACTTCAGCCTGTAAGAAGCCGTACCGCTGCACTTGTGTAGGAAAAAAGGGCTGCCCTCGGGCAGCCCTTTTTTTGTGCCATTTTTTTGACGCGCGTACGCTATGATGCGCCCCGCCACGTTTTGGGGAACAAGAAAGGAATGGTCTTGAAAACAGTCATTGCAACGGCCATCGCATGGGCCGCCCTCGGTGCCACGGGCAGCGCGTTTGCCCAGGCCGCCGCGCCCGATACCGCCGGCATCGTCAAAGAGGTCATGGATGACACCTATGGCCAGACCTACGATGCGAAGAACACCTGCTGGGCCTTCACCTGGAAGGATGACCAGGGCGAATCGGCTGACTACTGCATGCGGGCGAGCACGCCCCAGGTGGTCGATGGTCCGAAGGGGAAGCTGCTCTACTTCCATACCTACAACGCCACCGATATCCATGGCGATCCCCGCTATGGCTACAGCCAGGTCCAGCCGGGCCTGATGGGTGCGTTCAAGCTCCGCCTGGGCGGCAAGCAGGGCTGGACCTATGAAGCCTCCGAAGCCGCCACCGACTATGGCACCGCTGGCGATTGCGGCTGCACCAGAGCGCAGTTCGTGAAGCTGAGCAACGCCGGTGACTACGGCTGGCTGTTCGTCAGCGGGGGCACCTGGCAGGGTGTCAGCGTGGCCGATTACAGCCTCGTGGCCGCGATCAAGGGCCGGATCACCGATATCAGCAAGATCCCCCAGGTGACCGAGAAAGCCCAGGGTGTGACCTACACCGCCTCGGTGAAGGATGACCCCACCGCCAAGGGCTTCTACCCACTGCACGTGGTGAAGAAGTCGGCCGGTAAGTCCGAAGCATTTGACGTGCCGTTCGATGCGGCCAAATCGGTATACGCCCTGCCCGCTGGCCGTTGAGCCGCTGGCGCGTGAGCTAACGCAAGGAGAACGAGATGGCTGGTGAGAACCCCCTGGATACACGCTTTGATGCCGCCCGGCAGGAACTGGTCGATGCCGCCCACACGGCAGGCGTCGATCCGGGCGTGCTGGTAAAGATCGCCGGTTTTGAATCCGGTTATAACCCGCATGCCCGCCCCATTGCCGGGCACAAGCACGCCGACCTGAACACCGTAACCCAGTTCGACGGCACCAAGGCCATGTCGAGCGCCTACGGCTACGGCCAGTTCCTCAACAAGACCTGGGCCAACATGGTCCGCGAGCACGGCGAGAAATACGGTATTGAACATGCCGCCGACCTCACCGATGCGCAGACCAATACGGCAGCCATGCGCAACAACACGCGCCTGCAGGCCGGCATGCTGGCGGAGTTCACCAAGGAAAACGCCGCGGTGGGCGCCAAGCTGGGTGGCGCGGATGCGGCGGCCAACGTTTATGCCATGCATAACCTGGGCGGCGGCGATGGCCCCAAGTTCCTGAAGGCCATGGCCGAGCATCCCAATGCGCGTGTGGATAGCGTGCTTTCATCCACCGTCATCGAACGTAACTCTGCGCTCTACGGTGATGGCAGCATCTCGCTTGCCGCGGCCTATAAAAACATGGGCACGCAGATGGAGCGTTTTACGCCCTATGCGAACCAGGTATCGGGGCAGACGCAAGGGCAGCCGGCCCCCACGCCGCAGCACGCGCCAGCAACGCCGCACACCACCCCGCACCACGACGCACCCAGGCACGCCGCGCCGGACGCGCACGGCCGCACCATGAAGGAAGGCATGCATGGCGAAGACGTACGCGCACTGCAGCGCCAGTTGGGCTCTCTTGGGTATACCGACGCGCACGGCCACCCGCTGAAAGCCGATGCCAGCTTCGGCCCCGCAACCAAGGCGGCGCTGGAAGCGTACCAGGCGAAAAACCACCTCGAGGCCGATGGCATCGCCGGGCCAGCCACGCTCGGGCGCCTGAACACGCCGGGCAACAAGCCCCTTATTAGCGATCCGAACCACGCAGGCCACGCGATCTACAAGCAGGCCCTCGAAGGCATGCAGAAGGTCGATGCCGCCCAGGGACGCACCTCCGACCACATCACCGCCAATGTCGCCGGCGCGCTCGCTGCCGAATCGCAAGCCCAGGGTCTCAACCGCATCGACAGTGTCGCCCTTAACACCGATGCGACGCGTTGCTGGGCCGTGCAGGGCCAGACCAACGATCCCTTCAAGCAGCTGGCCAGCGTTGACCTGAATCAGGCGGTGAACACCTCGCTAATGCAGTCCACGGCCGCGTGGGAGAAGGCGAGCCAGCACCAGCAGGCCGCGCAGGGACAGCAGCAGGATCTGGCGCAGACGCAAACGCAGAATCAGGCGCAGGCTCAGGCGCCTTCGATGCAGAGGTAATCAGGCTATCGCGCGCAAGCGCGCTTCTACAAGAAGCGGGCTTGCGCGCGATTCGCCGAGCGTCAGAGCAGAAGCGGCTGATCCGGCAGCTCGTTGGTTCGCGGCGTGCCATCGCTCGGAAAATGCCGCGCAAGCAAGGCGCCCGCTTCGTCGACGCCGGTCAACACGGCTTCGCGGAATCGTCCCTGGGCGAACTCATCACGCATGTGCTGGGTGATGGCATCCCATTCCGCGGGCGCCACCTTATGCGCGATACCGCGGTCGGCCACGATTTCAATGCGGTGCTCGGCCAGCAATACGTAAAGCAGGACACCGCAGTTCTCTTCGGTATCCCACACGCGCAGGTGCGAGAACAGCGCGGCGGCACGATCGCGTGCCGTCACGCCCTCCAGCACCGCCGCGAGCGGCAGGCGTGATTCCACGGCAACGCGCAGCTCGCCGCGATGCGTGCATTCGCCGAAACCTACGCGCTTAGCGATTTCATCAAGTGTTTCTTTCGGAAACTGCTTGCCGATCTGGAACCAGGCGCCAAACAGGTTGGTCGCGATCCGTTGCATGCCCATCACCAGCTCCCCGACGAACCGCCGCCGCCAAAACTACCGCCGCCGCCGCTGAAGCCACCGCCACCGCCTCCACCGCCGCCAAAACCGCCGCCACCGAAGCCGCCGCCGCCCCAGCCACCCCAGCCACCGCCGCCAATGGAACGGCCGGCCGCGCCCGGGATCGCCATGAACAGCGCGCCGACGATGAGGCCCACGGCGCCAAGCAACAGGGAGCTCGTGAGCAGCGCACCCAGCACGCCCGCAATGCCACCACCGATGATCATGCGCACGCTACGCGGTGCCCAGCCTACAAAGCCGCGCAGGAAAATGATGCCGAACAGCAGGGGAAAAAGAATCTGCGCCCCGCCGCCATCACGGCGCTCGCGTTCATTGTCCGCCTTGACCGGCGGCGGCAGGGTTTCACCGTTGACGATCTGGGTGATGGCGTTGAGCGCTTCGGTGATGGCGCCGTCGTAGTCATTGGCGCGCAGCTTGGGCGCCATGTACTCGCGGATGATCCGCGAGGCGATGGCATCGGGCAGCGCGCCTTCCAGGCCATAGCCGACCTCGATACGCACGCGCCGATCATTCTTGGCGAGAAGCAACAGGACGCCATCATCAGTCCCCTTGCGGCCCACCTTGTTGGTCTCGGCCACGTTGAGCGAATAGCTCTCCAGATCGTCAGGCTGGGTGGTCGGCACCATCAGCACGACGACCTGGGCGCCCTTGGCTTTCTCGAGCGCGACCAGCCGGGCATCCAGCTGGTTCACCTGATCGGCACTGAGCGTGCCGGTCAGGTCGGTGACATGCCGGGTCAGTTTGGGGACGCTGGCCGTATCGTCAGCCAGTGCCGCCAGAGACGGCACCAGCAAGGCGAAGGCGAGCAGCAGGCTCGCCGCGAACCGGCGCATCAGTGCGCGGCCGAAGCCGCCGGGGCGGGCGCCGGGGCGCTGTTGAAGTCGACCGTGGGTGCCGTGGAGATGGCCTTCTCGTTCTCGACGCTGAAGTTCGGCTTCACCTGGTAACCCATGACCTTGGCCGTGAGGTTGTTCGGGAAGGAACGGATCAGCGTGTTGTACGACTGCACGGCATCGACGTAGCGCTTACGGGCCACGGTGATGCGGTTTTCGGTGCCTTCCAGCTGGGCCTGGAGGTCACGGAACGAACCATCGGCCTTCAGCTGGGGGTAGTTCTCGCTGACCACCAGCAGGCGCGAGAGCGCACCGGAAAGCTGGCCCTGGGCGGCCTGGAACTTGGCGAGCGCCTCAGGATCGTTGGCCTGCTCGGGCGAAAGCTGGACCTGGCCGACCTTGGCGCGGGCGGCGGTCACTTCGGTGAGCACGCGTTCTTCGTGCTGGGCATAGCCCTTCACGGTGTTGACCAGGTTGGGCACCAGGTCGGCGCGGCGCTGGTATTGGTTCAGGACCTCGGACCAGGCGGCCTTGACGGCCTCATCCTCACGCTGGATCGAGTTGTAACCGCAGCCGGAGAGGAACCCGGCAAGGGCAACGAGGGCAAAAACGCGGAGGAATGTCTTCATGGCAGCGGTTTCCTTGGGTGTGCGGGGCACACGGTAACCCAAGTCGACGCCTGGCGGCTTGTTTCAGCAAGCCCAGATCCGCCCGGCCGCGAGCTGGGACGCCCTGTAGGAGCCCACCCTGTGGGCGACGTCGTTCGCGAAAGAGCCGCAGGCCCACCCAAGCCTAGGCGAAAGCTGTCGCCCACAGGGTGGGCTCCTACGACAGAGGCTTCAGAAATATCGGGGAATCAGGATCAGGGCCCAGCTGACGACGACCATGACCATCATGAGGAACACGGAGGCGGAGCCCATGTCCTTGGCGCGGCCGGCCAGCTCATGGAACTCCGGGCTGACCTTGTCGACCACGGCTTCGATGGCCGAATTCAGCAGTTCCATGGCCAGGACCAGCATCGGGAAGGTGATCAGGATGATCTTTTCGACCCCACCGTTGCCCAGCCACAGGCCGAGGGGGATCACGACGATGGCGTTGAACACCTCGAGCCGGAACGAGGCCTCGTACTGGAAACAGGCTTTCAGGCCCTTCATGGACCAGCCAAACGCCGTATAGATCTGCCGCGGACCGCGGGGAACCGTCGATGCCATGGAGATCAGGCCTGCCGCTGGGGCGCCTGGCGGGAGGCCCGCGAGGTCGAATTGTGGGTGCGCTGCGGCATGAAAGGCGGCCGGAGGGTTTGGTATGGCCCAATATGATGCCACAGACGGCCTTTGGACTGGCTTAGCCGCTCGCCTTGTGGCGAATCGCCGCGCCCCTCTGGCGCTGCAGCACAACCCGGCGGACCATTTGTATTACGCTTGAACGGTTGTGGCCCGGTTCAGGGTCATGGCAACGGGAACGGCCATTCGTGGCCGTTCGCTGTTTCCAATGTGTCCGGAATTTTCATGGCAATTCAGAATCCGCCTGTTTCACAGACCAAGTCGTTCAGCACGGTCTTCCTTATCGAAATGTGGGAGCGCTTCGGCTTCTACGGCATGCAGGTGCTGATGGTCACCTACATGGTCAAGAAGCTCGGCTTCGCCGAAGCGGACTCCAACCTGGTCTGGGGCGCCGCCGCCGCCCTGATCTATGCCACCCCCGCCATCGGCGGCTGGATCGGCGACAAATTCCTCGGTACGCGCCGCACGATGCTCACCGGCGCGGTCGTATTGATGATCGGCTACGCGCTGCTGTGGGTCCCCACCGATAACGCCATCTTCCTGTATCTCGCCCTGGGCGTGATCGTCCTCGGCAACGGCCTGTTCAAGCCGAACGCCGGCAACCTCGTACGCCAGATCTACGAAGGTGACCCGGTCAAGATCGATAGCGCGTTCACCATCTACTACATGGCGGTGAACGTCGGCTCGACGATTTCGATGCTGCTCACCCCGTGGATCCGCGACTACGTGGGCGAGCACTACGGTGACGCGCTGGGCTGGCATACCGCGTTCGGCGTGTGCTCGATCGGCCTGGTGCTCGGCCTGGTCAACTACTACTTCATGCGCCACACCCTGGCGCACATTGGCTCGGCACCGGATAAAACCCGTCCGCCGATGAAGAGCATCCTCGGCGTGATCGTCGGTGGCATCATCATCATCGGTGTCTCGGCGGCCATCCTGCAGAACCAGACCATCGCCAAGATCTGCGTTTACGCCGCTGGCGTGGTGGTCCTGGGCATCTTTGCCCACCTCATCCGCTCGGTGGAGCAGAGCGAGCGCGCCGGCCTGATCGCCGCGCTGGTGCTCACCATCCAGACGATCTTCTTCTTCATCTTCTACCAGCAGATGTCGACGTCGCTGAATCTGTTCGCCCAGCGCAACGTCGATCTCTCGTTCGGTATCTTCGGCTTCGAAATCTTCCGCTGGATCCCCGAGCAGTTCCAGTCGCTCAACGCGATCTGGATCGTGATCCTCTCGCCAATCCTTGTGTGGCTATACAACACGCTCGGCAAGCACGGTAAGGATTTCCCCGTCGCTGCGAAGTTCGCGCTGGGTTTCGTCGCCGTGGCCGCGGGCTTCTTCATGTACGGCCTGGGCGCGCATACCGCCGTGAACGGCCTGATCTCTTCCTGGTACATGGTCTGGGGTTATGGCCTGTATTCGCTGGGCGAGATCCTGGTGAGCGGCCTGGGCCTGGCCATGATCGCCCGCTACGTGCCCGCGCGCATGGGCGGCTTCATGATGGGTGCCTACTACGTGGCAGTCGGCGTTTCCCAGTACCTGGGTAGCGTGGTGGCGAATTACGCCGCGATCCCGAGCGATATCAACGATCCGCTGCAGTCGCTGCCGATCTACACCAGCCTGTTCAACAAGCTGGGCTTCGTCGGCGTCGGCTGCACCGTGCTCGCCGTGCTGATGCTGCCGCTGATGCGCAAGCTGTCGCTTGACCACGCACTGGCGGATGTCCAGCCGGTCCCCCCGGTGCATAACGAAGACCTGTAATACGGCGAGGGCCGTCCCACCCGGGGCGGCCCTTCGCTTTAAGAGACCATGAGCGACCACTTACACACTCCATCTTCCCGCTCTGGTCCGTTCGTCCTGGCACGTACCCTCGCCTGGCTGCGCCTCTGCGCCATCGCGGGCCAAAGCGTCGCGATCCTGTCGTGCGTCACGCTGCTCAAGCTCGACATTCCCCTGCTCCCCCTCATGATCGGCGTCTGCGTGCTTGCGGTGTTTGCCGCCGGCGCCTCATTCCGGCTGGGCATGCCCTGGAAAATCAGCGAGGGCGAGGCGATCGTGCATATCGCGTTCGATACGCTGGTGCTGGGTTACCTTCTTTATTTCACCGGAGGGGCCTCCAATCCCTTCGTGACGTTGCTACTTGTGCCCATCGCGCTTTCCGCGGCAGCACTCTCCATTGTCGGCGTCGCGCTGGTGTCTGTACTCACCGGCGTGGCCTATGTGCTGCTGGTGCCGTACCACCTGCCGCTCCCCACCCTGGGCAACAAGAGCCTCGATTTCGATCTTTACGTAGCCGGCCTGGGCGTGAACTTCGTCATCATGGCCATCCTCCTGGGCGTCTTCATCAGCAACCTGGCCAAGGCGATCCGCACCCAGCAAGGCGAGGTTCAACGCGTCCGCGAGCGCGCACTGCGCGACGAGGGCATCCTCGCTATCGCCACGCAGGCGGCCGGTGCCGCCCACGAGCTGAACACCCCGCTGTCCACCATGCGGACGTTGCTGCCCGAAATCCGCCGCGAGCACGCTGGCGATAACGCCCTGGGAGATGACCTCGACCTGCTCGAAGGCCAGGTCCAGCGTTGCCGCACGATCCTTCGAGAGATGGTCGCTTTTGGGCAGGCGCAGCTTTCCCAGGTGCCCGAGCGCGTTACCGTCAGCCAGTTCGTGCACGTGTGCATGGAGCGATTCCAGTTACTGCGTCCGGAAGCCGACGTGGCACTCAGCGTGGAGCCGGGTGCCGAACGGCTGGCCCTGCGCTCGCCGGCCGGCCTGCGCCATGCGCTGATCAACCTGCTGAATAACGCGGTCGACGCATCGTCGATCAACGGCAGCGCCTTCGTCGGCTTTGATATCCGTGTGGAAGGCCCCTGGCTGGTCCTCACGGTGACCGATGAAGGCCCGGGCTTTGACGAAGTCGATGAACTCGGCACGCTAGGCTTGTCCCAGAAGGCAACCGGCCTCGGCATCGGCCTCGCCCTGGCGGAAGCCACCGCCGAGCGGCTCGATGGCGAGCTTGCCGCCAGCAATACCGGCCATGGCGCCCAGATGCGCCTGCGCCTGCCCCTTTCGGTCATTGGAGACCACACATGAACGAACTTGTCCCACCCGGCGGCCGCCCCCTGCTCATCGTCGATGACGATGCCACCTTTGCCCGCGTACTGAGCCGGGCCATGAGCTCGCGGGGCTTCGAGGTGATCACCACCGACAACGCCGACGATGCGCGCGCCCTCACCCGCCGGCACCAGCCGCGCTACTGCGTGCTCGACCTGAAGCTTGGCGACGAGAACGGCCTGCGCCTGATCCCGGAACTGCAATCGCTGGTGCCGGATATCCGCGTGCTTCTGCTCACCGGCTATGCCTCGATCGCCACCGCGGTGGAAGCGATCAAGCGTGGTGCGCACGATTACCTCGCCAAGCCCGTGGATGCCGACGCCGTCGTGCGCGCCCTCCTTGATGGCGATGCCGGCCCCGCCGACGCCGATGATTTCGCCGATGCGCCCGATGCGCCGCTGCCTTTGCGCCGGCTGGAGTGGGAACACATTCAGCGCGTGCTGACCGAATGCGAAGGCAATATTTCGGAAACCGCACGCCGGCTCGGCATGCACCGCCGTACGCTGCAGCGCAAGCTGAGCAAACACCCCGTACGCGAGCGGCCGGACGACACCCAATGAAAGCCCCCGTTGTAGGCGCGCGCTTGCGCGCGATGCTCCTGGCCGTGGCATTCGCCGCGCCGGCAGCCCACGCCCACGACATGGGCAGCATGGGCAACGAAGCCCCACTCGGCTTCGACGCCGCCATCGACAACACCGGCCACCTGTGGGTGGTCGATACGGTCGGTGAACATGTGCGCGTGCGGCGCTCCGACGATATGGGCCGTGATTTCACGCTCTCGACCATCGTGAACCCCACGGGCGAACCGATCTACGCGGAAGGCGAAAACCGCCCGAAGATCGCGCTGGGTCCGAAGGGCGAGCTCTACGTGACCTGGTCACAGCCACGCAAGGCCCCATGGACAGGCTTCGTGCGCTTCTCGCGCTCGCTCGACGGCGGTGCGCATTTCGATGCACCGAAGACCGTGCACAAGGACACCGCTGAAATCACCCATCGCTTCGACTCGCTCGCGGTGGATGGCAAGGGCAACCTGATCGTCGCGTGGATCGATAAGCGCGACCTGGAAGCAGCGACGAAGGCACATAAGCCGTATCTGGGCGCGGCCACCTACTACAGCTGGTCTACTGATCGCGGCGCAACGTTCGCGCCGGAACAGAAGATCACCGACCAGAGCTGCGAGTGCTGCCGTATCGCGCTGGCACGCACGCCCGATGGCCATATCGATGCGTTTTTCCGTGCCATCTACGGCGACAACATCCGCGACCATGCCCTGGCTGCGCTCCCCGTAGGCGGCTCGCCGTCGGTGGCGCGCGCGACCTTTACCCAGTGGCATATCGAAGGCTGCCCGCACCATGGGCCCTCGCTTTCCATCGACGGCGCGGGTACGCGCCACGCAGTGTGGTTCAGCGCCGTGGATGGCAAGCCCGAGATCAGCTATGGGCAGATCCAGCCTGGCAAGCCGCCACTCCACCCCATGACCGTCGCGGGGAATGGCGCCTCGCATGCGGACCTGATCGTCGATGGCAAGCACGTGTGGATTGCGTGGCACCAGATGACGGACCACGGGCTCGACCTGATGCTCAGGGAATCAACCGATGGTGGCGTGTCCTTTGGTGAGCCGCGCGCTGTCGCGCATACCGATGGCCCGTCTGGCTGGCCGAAGCTGGTGCTGCATGACCACCGTGCGTTCGTGGCGTGGAATCCGGGTGGGCAGTTCCGCCTGGTGCCGACCGAGGCGGTGCAGTGACTGGGTTCCGATGCGTGGCTGTCTTGGCCTTTGCGGCCTGGGCTTTCGCGCTTCCCGCGCTGGCGGCGCCTCCCGAGGCGTTGTCCGCGGCGGATGTCAAAGCGTTGGTGGCGCCGCCCGCGCACGGCACCAAGGTGCTGGCGTTGTGGTCGCTGGATTGCGCGTATTGCGAAGAGAACCTCGCCGCGTTGCGGGCCTACCGGCGCCAGCACGCGGACGTCGACCTGATCTACGTGGCGACCGATCCTCTCTCGCAGCGTGACGTCCTCGAAGCTCGCCTCTCGAAGGCCAGGCTCGACGACGTCCCAGCGCGCGCGTATACCGAGGCCACGCCGGACCACCTGAATTTCATGATTGACCCAACCTGGGGTGGTGAGACACCGCGCACGCTGGTGATCCACGCCGATGGCTCGCGCAAGAGCTACAGCGGCGCACTGACGCCCGAGCGCATCGCTAAACTGATGTCCCTGTAGGAGCGCGCTTGCGCGCTTATACAAGCGCGGTCAGGCTTCGATGGGCTGGGGGTTGGGGAACCGGACGCTGGCGACGCGGGAGGCGCCGGGTAACGCGCGCAGTTCGAGCGGCCATTGGAAACGATCGGACAGGCGACGGGCGATCGCCAGATCGAAACCGTGGCGGTCCACCGAGGCGTGCCGCCGGCTGCCTGGCTCCGGGGCGTCGATCGCAGGATTGATCACACTGACGCTACCCGGCATCACCGTCACGACAATCGTGCCCTGGTCGGTCTGCTGCAGGGCATGGCGGATCAGCTGGCCGCACAGCACCGCGAACACGCGCGGTGACGCATGCAACGCAAACGCCGCGGGCTCGTCCAGGATAAGTTCCACCGGACGCCCTGCGATCAGCTCGCGCGCGTAATCCACTTCCTGGCGCAGCACCTTGTTGACGATGAAGTCTTCCTCGGCAAGACCCTGGTCGGATTCCCGCGAGAGGATCAGGAACGCTTCCACCAGCGATTCAAGCTCGCGTGTGGAACGGCGGATCCGCTCGAGCGAGCGGTGGCCGAACTCGGACAGGTCCGTCTCGTCGGCCAGCATGTCGGACGACATCTTGATGACCGTCAGCGGGCTACGCAGCTCGTGGCTGGCATCGCGCGTGAAGTTGCGCTCTCGCTCGCCAAACCCTTCGATCCGCGAGGCAAGCCCGTGCAGGCCACGGACCAGCGATGATACGTCGCTATCCTTGCCACGCCCCCTGCCCTCTTCCGCCGCGAGCCCTTCCATATCCGGATGATCGGGATCCCACCCATTCAACAGCTTTGCCAGCGCGGCAATCGGCAGCCAGGCCCGGGAAACGGCTAGCCATGACAGCGCTCCCGAGCACAGCATGATCGCGAGCGCGGCTCCCAGGGGCGCGACGTTGTAAGCGGTCATCAGCGAAGCGATGACCACTACCAACGTCTGCAACCCAAAGACGATAGCGATGCGGGCGCGGAATGATCCGCGCCAGCCCCGTCGTGTCCCCTGCGATGACCTGCCTTCCATCGATTACTTCCGGCCCCGCACCCTTCTCATGCCGTCTGGGAGGCGGCAACCTCGGAATCGAGGTCGGCCAGGCGGTAACCCGCCGAATGGATGGTGTGGAGCAGCGGCCGGTCGAACGGCTTGTCGATGACGCGGCGCAGGTTGTAGAGATGCGAACGCAGGGTGTCCGAATCGGGCAGCGTATCGCCCCAGATCTCGCGTTCGATATCGCGGCGGCTGACCACGCGCGGCGATTCGCGCATCAGGATGGCGAGCAACTTAAGGCCGATCGGCGACACGGTGAGTTCCTGGCCACCACGCGTGAGACGCAGCGTCGCGGTGTCGAGGGTCATATCGCCCACGGTCAGGACTTCCGACGAGACCTGGCGGCGATCGCGACGGATCAGGGCACGCAGGCGGGCCTCAAGCTCACGGACTTCGAACGGCTTGACGAGGTAATCGTCGGCGCCGGCTTCCAGGCCCACCAACTTGTCTTCGAGCGTATCGCGCGCCGTCAGCATCAGGACCGGCGTGGACTTCTTGCCATCCTTGCGCAGCTTGCGGCACACATCCAGGCCGTCCATGCCCGGGAGCATGAGGTCGAGCACGATGACGTCGTAGCTGTTGGATACCGCCAGGTGGAGGCCGCTGACACCATCGGCCGCGTAGTCGACGGAGTAGCCCCGGCGCTCAAGGAATTCGCCCACCATCTCGGCAATCTGACGGTTGTCCTCGACGAGGAGGATCAGGCCTGCTTGTTCGTCGCGGTTGCTCATCGCTCCACTCTCCTTCGCTGATTCACAAATGTGAAGAGTTAACGGCCGGACCGGTGAGAACAGCGTGAAGACCGAAAACAATGGTTCATTCTGGGTAGGCGAACGTCGACGTTTCGTCGATTACTTCAGCAACGGTGCAAGCGCTTTCCACACATTCTCCGCTACGCGGGGCTCGCCCTTCGCGGTGGGATGCAGGCCATCGTCCTGCATTAATG
This genomic interval carries:
- a CDS encoding sialidase family protein; protein product: MKAPVVGARLRAMLLAVAFAAPAAHAHDMGSMGNEAPLGFDAAIDNTGHLWVVDTVGEHVRVRRSDDMGRDFTLSTIVNPTGEPIYAEGENRPKIALGPKGELYVTWSQPRKAPWTGFVRFSRSLDGGAHFDAPKTVHKDTAEITHRFDSLAVDGKGNLIVAWIDKRDLEAATKAHKPYLGAATYYSWSTDRGATFAPEQKITDQSCECCRIALARTPDGHIDAFFRAIYGDNIRDHALAALPVGGSPSVARATFTQWHIEGCPHHGPSLSIDGAGTRHAVWFSAVDGKPEISYGQIQPGKPPLHPMTVAGNGASHADLIVDGKHVWIAWHQMTDHGLDLMLRESTDGGVSFGEPRAVAHTDGPSGWPKLVLHDHRAFVAWNPGGQFRLVPTEAVQ
- a CDS encoding sensor histidine kinase, whose amino-acid sequence is MEGRSSQGTRRGWRGSFRARIAIVFGLQTLVVVIASLMTAYNVAPLGAALAIMLCSGALSWLAVSRAWLPIAALAKLLNGWDPDHPDMEGLAAEEGRGRGKDSDVSSLVRGLHGLASRIEGFGERERNFTRDASHELRSPLTVIKMSSDMLADETDLSEFGHRSLERIRRSTRELESLVEAFLILSRESDQGLAEEDFIVNKVLRQEVDYARELIAGRPVELILDEPAAFALHASPRVFAVLCGQLIRHALQQTDQGTIVVTVMPGSVSVINPAIDAPEPGSRRHASVDRHGFDLAIARRLSDRFQWPLELRALPGASRVASVRFPNPQPIEA
- a CDS encoding response regulator transcription factor, translated to MSNRDEQAGLILLVEDNRQIAEMVGEFLERRGYSVDYAADGVSGLHLAVSNSYDVIVLDLMLPGMDGLDVCRKLRKDGKKSTPVLMLTARDTLEDKLVGLEAGADDYLVKPFEVRELEARLRALIRRDRRQVSSEVLTVGDMTLDTATLRLTRGGQELTVSPIGLKLLAILMRESPRVVSRRDIEREIWGDTLPDSDTLRSHLYNLRRVIDKPFDRPLLHTIHSAGYRLADLDSEVAASQTA